One segment of Rosa chinensis cultivar Old Blush chromosome 6, RchiOBHm-V2, whole genome shotgun sequence DNA contains the following:
- the LOC112169455 gene encoding uncharacterized protein LOC112169455, translating to MCLVFVCDEDETVLSRQPAPGACPYCGGLVQAMDVEKQWRFCFFPLYWRTKRKLYCSFCARRLVVQ from the coding sequence ATGTGTCTGGTGTTCGTTTGTGATGAGGATGAGACGGTTCTCTCGCGGCAACCAGCACCGGGGGCGTGCCCGTACTGTGGAGGTTTGGTTCAAGCCATGGATGTAGAGAAACAGTGGAGGTTCTGTTTCTTCCCTCTCTATTGGAGGACCAAGCGCAAGCTCTACTGCAGCTTCTGTGCTA